The following are encoded together in the Bacteroidales bacterium genome:
- a CDS encoding C45 family peptidase, translating to MKQFKKILNYFFISLLLFLIGFIIYFFQAIKMPPPEVQDKSSLDENREVLGENFYGIKNNRLRKSESGLYELYIEGKPFERGVYHGKLTAELGKKQEDAFVEEIKKMIPSESFLKFLKYMTAWFNRNMDDYIPKEYLKEIYGESESASKEYEFIGENYQRILNYHGAHDIGHALQNLTKVGCTSFSCNHEKSADGRLIIGRNFDFYVGDKFAEDKIVTFYNPESGYQFAMITWGGFHGVVSGMNDQGLTVTLNATKSEIPFSSANPISLIAREILQYASSIEEAFETAKKRKAFVAEAIMIGSAKDNATAIIEITPNNCSLFYPKQNIVIGPNHFQSDELKATELNIENIRESSSMYRYNRMTELINRYNKIDYQEAARILRDKKGLKDADIGMGNEKNICQLISHHSIIFKPNELKFWISTNPYQLGKYVCYDLDSVFSVFPGMTENREIYENEFTIPADSFLYTDDYQNFKYFRKQKDIIKKATNDETYQIKDVKEISELIDSNPEYFYVYQLAGDYYFEKEDFKNAKYYYKLALTKEITTIPERREIEEKLNEILENK from the coding sequence ATGAAACAATTTAAAAAGATATTAAATTATTTCTTCATAAGCTTATTGCTGTTCTTAATCGGATTTATAATATATTTTTTTCAAGCCATAAAAATGCCTCCGCCTGAAGTTCAGGATAAATCTTCTTTAGATGAGAATAGAGAAGTCTTGGGTGAAAATTTTTACGGAATAAAAAATAATCGATTGAGAAAAAGTGAAAGCGGATTGTATGAATTATATATTGAAGGAAAACCCTTTGAAAGAGGTGTATATCACGGAAAGTTAACAGCCGAACTTGGTAAAAAACAAGAAGATGCTTTTGTTGAAGAAATTAAAAAGATGATACCGTCGGAAAGTTTTTTAAAGTTTCTTAAATATATGACAGCCTGGTTTAATCGAAATATGGATGATTATATCCCGAAGGAATATTTGAAAGAAATTTATGGTGAATCCGAATCAGCATCAAAAGAATATGAATTTATCGGTGAGAATTACCAACGCATTTTAAATTATCACGGAGCACATGATATTGGGCATGCTTTGCAAAACCTCACAAAAGTCGGGTGTACATCTTTTTCTTGTAATCATGAAAAATCAGCTGACGGGAGATTAATCATCGGCAGGAATTTTGATTTTTATGTAGGTGATAAATTTGCAGAAGATAAAATCGTTACCTTTTATAATCCGGAGAGCGGATATCAATTTGCAATGATTACTTGGGGAGGTTTTCACGGTGTAGTTTCCGGTATGAACGACCAAGGATTAACAGTAACTTTAAATGCTACAAAATCTGAAATCCCGTTTTCTTCTGCTAATCCTATTTCGCTGATTGCGAGAGAGATATTGCAATATGCATCAAGCATTGAAGAAGCTTTTGAAACAGCAAAAAAACGAAAAGCATTTGTGGCAGAGGCAATTATGATAGGTTCTGCAAAAGATAATGCAACGGCAATTATTGAGATTACGCCTAATAATTGTTCTCTTTTTTATCCGAAACAAAATATTGTTATCGGACCGAATCATTTTCAATCGGATGAATTAAAAGCAACAGAGTTGAATATTGAAAATATAAGAGAAAGTTCTTCAATGTATCGTTACAATCGGATGACAGAATTGATAAATCGTTATAATAAAATTGATTATCAGGAAGCAGCAAGAATATTGAGAGATAAAAAAGGTTTGAAGGATGCCGATATCGGAATGGGTAATGAAAAAAATATTTGCCAATTGATTTCACATCATTCAATAATATTTAAGCCAAATGAGTTGAAGTTCTGGATATCTACAAATCCTTATCAATTGGGAAAATATGTTTGCTATGATTTAGACAGTGTTTTTTCTGTGTTTCCGGGAATGACTGAAAACAGGGAAATATATGAAAATGAATTTACAATACCTGCGGACAGTTTTTTATATACAGATGATTATCAGAATTTTAAATATTTCAGAAAACAAAAAGACATTATTAAGAAAGCAACAAATGATGAGACTTATCAGATAAAAGATGTTAAAGAAATTTCTGAACTGATTGATTCAAACCCTGAATATTTTTATGTTTATCAATTAGCAGGGGATTATTATTTTGAAAAAGAGGATTTTAAAAATGCAAAATATTATTACAAACTTGCTTTAACAAAAGAAATTACAACGATTCCGGAAAGGAGAGAGATTGAAGAAAAATTAAATGAAATTTTGGAAAATAAATAA
- a CDS encoding DUF2062 domain-containing protein translates to MSAEKYYKIFEEKKCCVLIPTYNNAPFLSDVIEDVLKYTSNIIVVNDGSTDNTSDILSKHSGIHIKSYTKNKGKGYALKTGFKYAEELGYEFAITIDSDGQHFASDLPQFLSKLDEHKNAIIIGARNMEGQDQKHGSSFANNFSNFWFRIETAVKHPDTQSGYRLYPLKKINKRRYFSNKYEFEIEVIVRNSWRGLDVLVVPINVFYPEEDKRISHFRPFTDFLRISILNTILVIVAFFYGLPARLVHNIKKKSFRTIIKENILQSKDSNLKISKAVGFGFFMGILPVWGWQTIVALALSHYFKLNKVIVILAANISIPPMLPFILFGSFYTGALVLGNDMDLLHFTTDISFKTVTQDLLQYIVGSVVFAIVAGLVTFAVTFMLLKIFRKSSFR, encoded by the coding sequence ATGAGTGCCGAAAAATACTATAAAATTTTTGAAGAAAAAAAATGTTGCGTTCTTATACCAACATACAATAATGCTCCTTTTCTGTCAGACGTTATTGAAGATGTACTGAAATATACAAGCAACATTATTGTAGTAAATGACGGTTCAACAGATAATACTTCAGATATCTTGTCGAAACATTCAGGTATTCATATCAAATCATACACAAAAAATAAAGGCAAAGGCTACGCACTAAAAACCGGTTTTAAATATGCTGAAGAATTAGGGTATGAATTTGCAATAACAATAGATTCAGACGGTCAGCACTTTGCCTCTGACTTGCCTCAATTTCTCTCAAAACTTGACGAGCATAAAAATGCAATTATCATAGGTGCTCGAAATATGGAGGGACAAGACCAAAAACACGGCAGCAGTTTTGCCAATAATTTTTCAAATTTCTGGTTTCGTATTGAAACCGCTGTTAAACATCCTGATACTCAATCCGGTTATCGATTATATCCTTTAAAAAAAATCAATAAAAGAAGATACTTTTCTAATAAATACGAATTTGAAATTGAAGTTATTGTTCGTAATTCATGGAGAGGGCTTGATGTTCTTGTTGTTCCGATAAATGTTTTTTATCCGGAAGAAGATAAACGCATTTCTCATTTCAGACCCTTTACAGATTTTTTAAGAATCAGTATTTTAAATACGATATTAGTTATTGTTGCATTCTTTTACGGGCTGCCTGCAAGATTGGTTCATAACATTAAGAAGAAAAGTTTCAGAACAATCATTAAAGAAAATATACTTCAAAGCAAAGATTCAAATCTTAAAATAAGCAAAGCTGTAGGCTTTGGCTTTTTTATGGGCATTCTTCCTGTCTGGGGTTGGCAAACAATTGTTGCTTTAGCATTGTCTCATTATTTTAAATTAAATAAAGTAATCGTAATATTGGCAGCAAACATCAGTATCCCGCCTATGTTGCCTTTTATTTTATTCGGAAGTTTTTATACCGGAGCTTTGGTTCTGGGTAATGATATGGATTTGCTTCACTTTACAACTGATATCAGCTTTAAAACTGTTACACAAGATTTATTGCAATATATTGTCGGAAGTGTAGTATTTGCAATTGTTGCAGGTCTTGTTACATTTGCTGTTACTTTTATGTTGCTGAAAATTTTTAGGAAAAGCAGTTTTAGATAA
- a CDS encoding bacteriocin fulvocin C-related protein, whose amino-acid sequence MERQINICELKNKEFLKWQYDYIVMAYNDLNYKIYENETTENEEFKEKLKESWLQIVADDLEDYENMIPTFFILADNIETDKAGHDDPYFIGGGTCNCSWGGFCNCKGTECVPTLYGCGVFYTSPCVKKCIQHH is encoded by the coding sequence ATGGAAAGACAAATTAATATATGTGAATTAAAAAACAAAGAATTTTTAAAATGGCAATATGATTATATAGTTATGGCTTATAATGATTTAAATTATAAAATATATGAAAATGAAACAACAGAGAATGAAGAATTTAAGGAGAAATTAAAAGAAAGTTGGTTGCAAATAGTTGCTGATGATTTGGAGGATTATGAGAATATGATACCTACTTTTTTTATTTTAGCAGATAATATTGAGACTGATAAAGCAGGCCATGATGATCCTTATTTTATAGGTGGTGGTACTTGCAACTGCTCTTGGGGTGGTTTTTGTAACTGTAAAGGAACAGAATGTGTTCCAACTTTATATGGTTGCGGTGTATTTTACACATCACCATGTGTAAAAAAATGTATCCAACATCATTAA
- a CDS encoding TlpA family protein disulfide reductase, whose protein sequence is MKKHILIFLLGIVCLAFSTIHFLADNAFLTFISLSFLSLISSLYLRSIKLNFFIKLLLFTVSWFILIGSATLSNQDINYLLYHLQEITAISIMFTIGNFINFKKYKKRSVLLIILALIFITLQFAFTKKIIYDIKNIAVNEQQFKKIPDFEIIDLENNKITQNDFKGKVVFFDFWAVTCGQCIAQFPSIEKIMNNFKDNPDVKFYLINYNGPSDDLEYIRKFVKKREIKIPVLFDKSASFAAKMNCFAFPHSFIIDKNLNIRYHHAGYQKSTENVYIKDVTKRIKIILNE, encoded by the coding sequence ATGAAAAAACATATTCTAATTTTTTTATTAGGGATTGTTTGCTTAGCATTCAGTACTATTCATTTTCTGGCAGATAATGCTTTTTTAACATTTATCTCACTTTCTTTTTTAAGTTTAATATCATCTTTGTATTTAAGAAGTATAAAACTTAATTTTTTCATAAAATTGCTGTTATTCACTGTTTCTTGGTTTATTCTAATAGGAAGTGCAACATTAAGTAATCAGGATATTAACTATTTATTATACCATTTGCAAGAAATAACTGCAATTTCAATAATGTTTACCATTGGTAATTTCATAAATTTTAAAAAATATAAAAAAAGGTCAGTACTGTTAATAATTCTAGCTCTTATATTTATCACCTTGCAATTTGCATTTACGAAAAAAATTATATATGATATTAAAAATATAGCAGTAAATGAACAACAATTTAAAAAAATACCGGATTTTGAAATAATAGATTTAGAAAATAACAAAATAACACAAAATGATTTTAAAGGAAAAGTCGTTTTTTTTGATTTTTGGGCTGTAACATGCGGGCAATGTATTGCACAATTTCCTTCTATTGAAAAAATAATGAATAATTTTAAAGATAATCCGGATGTTAAGTTCTATTTAATAAACTATAACGGACCTAGTGATGATTTAGAATATATTCGGAAATTTGTAAAAAAAAGAGAAATTAAAATTCCGGTACTATTTGATAAATCTGCAAGTTTTGCTGCAAAAATGAATTGTTTTGCTTTTCCTCATTCCTTTATTATTGATAAAAATTTGAATATTCGATATCATCATGCAGGTTATCAAAAATCAACCGAAAATGTTTATATAAAAGATGTTACAAAACGAATTAAAATTATTTTAAATGAATGA